The following proteins are encoded in a genomic region of Streptomyces sp. NBC_01723:
- the fahA gene encoding fumarylacetoacetase encodes MPPFDVPEGDPFGPHNLPYGVFSIPGTQERTVGVRLGDHVLDAGAAAHALGSPYASLLARPTLNPLLAAGRTAWSDVRRALTAWVTVPSHRETLEPLFHPLSSVTLHLPFEVADYVDFYASENHARNVGQIFRPDAADSLTPNWKHLPIGYHGRSGTVFVSGTDVVRPSGQRKAPADAAPVFGPSVRLDIEAEVGFVVGVPSEPGAPVALGDFREHVFGLCLLNDWSARDVQAWEYVPLGPFLGKSFATSVSAWITPLDALEEARVAPPARTHELLPYLDDTADDHAEPGGYDLRITVAVNGHVVSEPPFSTMYWTAAQQLAHMTVNGASLRTGDLYGSGTVSGPGERERGSLLELTWNGRDALELPDGKRTFLEDGDMVTLSAWAPGPDGIRVGLGEVTGRVVGRRV; translated from the coding sequence ATGCCCCCCTTCGATGTCCCCGAGGGCGACCCCTTCGGCCCGCACAACCTTCCGTACGGCGTGTTCTCGATCCCCGGCACGCAGGAGCGGACGGTGGGCGTCCGCCTCGGCGACCACGTCCTCGACGCCGGCGCGGCGGCCCACGCGCTCGGATCGCCGTACGCCTCCCTGCTCGCGCGGCCCACCCTCAACCCGCTGCTGGCGGCCGGTCGCACGGCCTGGTCCGACGTGCGGCGCGCGCTGACGGCCTGGGTGACGGTGCCCTCCCACCGCGAGACGCTGGAACCCCTCTTCCACCCGCTGTCGTCGGTGACCCTGCACCTGCCGTTCGAGGTCGCGGACTACGTCGACTTCTACGCCTCCGAGAACCACGCCCGCAACGTCGGCCAGATCTTCCGCCCCGACGCCGCCGACTCCCTCACCCCGAACTGGAAGCACCTCCCGATCGGCTACCACGGCCGCTCCGGCACGGTGTTCGTCTCGGGCACCGACGTCGTACGCCCGTCCGGGCAGCGCAAGGCACCGGCCGACGCCGCGCCCGTCTTCGGCCCGTCCGTCCGCCTCGACATCGAGGCCGAGGTCGGGTTCGTGGTGGGGGTGCCGTCCGAACCGGGCGCCCCGGTCGCACTCGGCGACTTCCGCGAGCACGTCTTCGGGCTCTGCCTGCTCAACGACTGGTCCGCGCGGGACGTCCAGGCCTGGGAGTACGTCCCCCTCGGCCCGTTCCTCGGCAAGTCCTTCGCCACCTCGGTGTCGGCGTGGATCACGCCGCTGGACGCCCTGGAGGAGGCGCGGGTGGCGCCCCCCGCGCGCACGCACGAGCTGCTGCCCTACCTGGACGACACGGCCGACGACCACGCCGAGCCCGGCGGCTACGACCTGCGGATCACCGTCGCGGTCAACGGTCACGTCGTCTCCGAGCCGCCGTTCTCCACCATGTACTGGACGGCCGCCCAGCAGTTGGCCCACATGACCGTCAACGGCGCCTCACTGCGCACCGGCGACCTCTACGGCTCGGGCACGGTGAGCGGACCCGGCGAACGGGAACGCGGGTCGCTGCTGGAGCTGACCTGGAACGGCCGCGACGCGCTGGAACTCCCCGACGGCAAGCGGACGTTCCTGGAGGACGGGGACATGGTGACCCTGTCGGCGTGGGCACCGGGTCCGGACGGGATCCGGGTGGGTCTGGGCGAGGTGACGGGACGCGTGGTCGGACGGAGGGTCTGA